The Flavobacterium sp. M31R6 nucleotide sequence CATAGCGTGCCTCTTTTTATAAAGATATGACATTTAAAGAAAAAGTAAAGCAAGTATTAGAAGAGGCTCTTCTTGAAAAACCATCTGTTTTTTTAATTGACCTGACCATTACGGACAGTTTTAAGATTATTATTGGTATTGATGGGGATAATGGTGTGGTTTTGCAAGACTGTATTGATATAAGTCGTGCTGTTGAGAATAATTTAGATAGAGAAGAACAGGATTACTCTTTAGAAGTGGCTTCTGTTGGAGTAGGTTCTCCTTTAAAATTGGTTAGACAGTATAAAAAAAATATAGGTAGAACATTAATCGTTAAGACGAATACAGAAAATATTGAAGCAGAATTAGTTGAAGCTAATGATCTTTTTATAATTTTGTCGTGGAAAGCTAGAGAACCCAAAAAAATTGGTAAAGGAAAAGAGACGGTTCAAAAAGAACAACAAATTCCTTACTCAGATATTAAAGAAGCAATTGTTACAGTAACATTTTAATTAAAGAATTCGCATGGAAAATTTAGCATTAA carries:
- the rimP gene encoding ribosome assembly cofactor RimP — its product is MTFKEKVKQVLEEALLEKPSVFLIDLTITDSFKIIIGIDGDNGVVLQDCIDISRAVENNLDREEQDYSLEVASVGVGSPLKLVRQYKKNIGRTLIVKTNTENIEAELVEANDLFIILSWKAREPKKIGKGKETVQKEQQIPYSDIKEAIVTVTF